One Sediminicola sp. YIK13 DNA segment encodes these proteins:
- a CDS encoding methyltransferase family protein: protein MKLKLPPALVFFIFGGLMYALDVLLPVGEFDFFGRLWLMRFLLVLGMSIGGISLLQFVKAKTTIDPLAPSKSSRLVTNGVYKISRNPMYLALLLLLLAFGLWLGNVFNTLLAAGFVSYMNAFQIKPEEKALVKLFGKEYQQYCIQVRRWF, encoded by the coding sequence ATGAAATTAAAATTGCCCCCTGCACTTGTGTTTTTCATTTTTGGTGGTTTAATGTATGCTTTGGACGTGTTATTGCCTGTAGGAGAGTTCGATTTTTTTGGACGGCTTTGGTTAATGAGGTTTTTGTTGGTTTTGGGCATGTCGATAGGTGGCATCTCTTTGCTCCAGTTTGTGAAGGCAAAAACAACTATTGATCCATTGGCACCATCAAAGAGTTCACGTTTGGTTACCAATGGGGTTTATAAGATATCTAGGAATCCAATGTATTTAGCTCTTTTGTTGCTCTTGTTGGCATTTGGCCTATGGTTGGGTAATGTTTTTAACACCTTATTGGCTGCAGGATTTGTTTCCTATATGAATGCTTTTCAGATCAAACCTGAAGAAAAAGCATTGGTAAAACTCTTTGGAAAGGAGTATCAGCAGTACTGCATTCAGGTAAGAAGATGGTTCTGA
- a CDS encoding non-canonical purine NTP diphosphatase, which produces MELVFATHNKNKFKEVQLLLPKHITLRSLDDIGCNDEIPETADTIEGNAIIKANYVTDNYGYACFADDTGLMVDALDGAPGVYSARYAGTNKSSEDNMDKLLAEMEGQTNRDARFKTTIALHLERQKVLFNGIVLGEITTKKSGKGGFGYDPIFRPKGYDKTFAELSISVKNEISHRGKAMKQLIDYLKNLK; this is translated from the coding sequence ATGGAACTGGTATTTGCCACTCATAACAAAAATAAATTCAAAGAAGTGCAATTACTTCTGCCCAAGCACATCACCTTACGGTCGTTGGATGACATCGGCTGTAACGATGAAATTCCTGAAACCGCAGACACCATAGAAGGCAATGCCATCATCAAAGCAAATTATGTCACCGATAATTATGGCTACGCCTGTTTTGCAGATGATACCGGACTTATGGTAGATGCACTCGACGGAGCTCCTGGGGTATATTCTGCAAGGTATGCCGGGACAAATAAGAGTTCTGAGGATAACATGGACAAGCTCTTGGCGGAAATGGAAGGGCAGACCAACAGGGATGCACGCTTCAAAACCACCATCGCACTGCACCTGGAAAGGCAAAAGGTATTGTTCAATGGAATCGTATTGGGCGAAATAACCACGAAAAAAAGTGGTAAAGGGGGTTTCGGTTATGATCCCATCTTTAGGCCAAAAGGATATGACAAGACATTTGCCGAACTCTCTATTTCTGTGAAGAACGAAATAAGCCATAGAGGCAAAGCCATGAAACAATTAATAGATTATTTAAAAAATCTGAAATAA
- a CDS encoding SatD family protein, which yields MIAIITGDIINSETYQVSDWLVGLKAYLSTLGTTPKDWDIYRGDEFQLKVDPDAALKVAIEIKSLIKQFKGLDVRMAIGIGEESYSGEGISESNGPAYQLSGRTFETLKEQKLNLAIATSDKKKDNTLNLVFKLALEFMDHWSVVSAEIVALSLQNPDSSQQELADVLKIKQSAVSQRFKRAKAELVLEVLNFYDTTINELKI from the coding sequence ATGATTGCAATTATAACAGGTGATATTATAAATTCTGAAACATATCAGGTTTCGGATTGGTTGGTGGGACTAAAAGCCTATTTATCCACCTTGGGAACGACCCCAAAGGATTGGGATATTTACAGGGGTGACGAATTTCAGTTAAAGGTGGATCCAGATGCCGCGTTAAAAGTAGCGATAGAAATAAAATCGCTGATAAAGCAGTTCAAGGGGTTGGACGTCCGGATGGCCATAGGCATAGGCGAAGAGAGCTATAGTGGGGAAGGGATCAGTGAATCCAATGGACCGGCCTATCAATTATCGGGCAGAACCTTTGAAACCCTTAAAGAGCAAAAGTTGAATTTGGCCATAGCTACTTCCGATAAAAAAAAGGACAACACGCTCAATCTAGTTTTTAAACTGGCTTTGGAATTTATGGACCATTGGTCCGTCGTTTCTGCTGAAATTGTGGCCCTGTCCCTTCAAAATCCTGATAGTTCACAACAAGAATTAGCCGATGTGCTAAAGATAAAACAATCTGCAGTTAGTCAGCGATTTAAGAGGGCCAAAGCAGAGCTAGTTTTAGAGGTGCTCAATTTTTACGATACTACTATTAACGAACTTAAAATATGA
- the nadC gene encoding carboxylating nicotinate-nucleotide diphosphorylase, with protein MISEAQFQHEIDLIISNAIREDVGDGDHSSLACIPSTAKGKAKLLVKDEGIIAGVEFAKKVFQYVDKEMKVETFISDGERVKYGDIVFNVNGSSQSILKAERLVLNAMQRMSAIATKTNFFVKLLEGTTTKILDTRKTTPGLRAAEKWAVKIGGGENHRFALYDMIMLKDNHIDFAGGITHAINKTKQYLTDTNRELKIIVEARDLNEVSEILAAGGVYRILLDNFNFEDTKKAVHLIGDSCLTESSGGINEKTIRRYAECGVDFISSGALTHSVYNMDLSLKAL; from the coding sequence ATGATTTCAGAAGCCCAATTTCAGCACGAAATAGATTTGATAATAAGTAATGCCATTCGGGAGGATGTTGGTGATGGCGATCATAGTTCTCTGGCCTGTATTCCAAGTACAGCTAAAGGAAAGGCAAAATTATTGGTAAAGGATGAAGGTATTATTGCCGGGGTTGAATTTGCCAAAAAAGTATTTCAATATGTAGACAAGGAAATGAAGGTAGAAACTTTTATTTCAGATGGTGAGAGGGTAAAATATGGCGATATTGTGTTCAACGTTAACGGTAGTTCACAAAGCATTCTAAAGGCAGAACGCCTCGTGCTCAATGCTATGCAGCGTATGAGTGCCATAGCGACCAAGACCAATTTTTTCGTCAAGTTATTGGAAGGCACAACAACCAAGATCTTGGATACCCGTAAGACCACCCCAGGATTACGTGCCGCAGAAAAATGGGCTGTAAAAATAGGTGGTGGAGAAAACCACAGGTTTGCACTTTATGATATGATTATGTTGAAGGACAACCATATAGATTTTGCAGGAGGGATTACCCATGCCATAAATAAAACAAAGCAGTATTTGACCGATACGAATAGAGAATTGAAGATTATTGTAGAGGCAAGGGATTTGAACGAAGTCTCCGAAATACTTGCTGCGGGAGGTGTTTATAGAATACTGTTGGATAACTTCAATTTTGAGGATACTAAAAAGGCAGTACATTTAATTGGGGATAGCTGTTTAACTGAGTCTTCCGGTGGCATTAACGAGAAGACCATTAGAAGGTATGCAGAATGTGGGGTAGATTTTATTTCCTCAGGTGCCCTGACCCATTCCGTTTACAATATGGACTTAAGTCTTAAAGCCTTGTAA
- the rlmH gene encoding 23S rRNA (pseudouridine(1915)-N(3))-methyltransferase RlmH, which yields MTIKLLAIGKTDSTHLQELIAEYEQRLKHYIKFELDIVPDIKNVKNLSEVQQKEKEGEAILKRLQPTDVLVLLDEQGKQHTSIEFSSYLQKKMNAGIKRMVIVIGGPYGFSDEIYQKAQGKLSLSKMTFSHQMVRLFIVEQIYRAFTILKNEPYHHQ from the coding sequence ATGACGATAAAACTTCTTGCCATAGGCAAAACGGATAGTACTCATTTACAGGAATTAATCGCTGAATACGAGCAAAGATTGAAGCACTATATTAAATTTGAGCTCGATATTGTCCCCGATATCAAAAATGTGAAAAACTTATCTGAAGTTCAACAAAAAGAGAAAGAAGGAGAAGCCATACTAAAAAGGTTACAACCTACAGATGTTCTGGTCTTGTTGGATGAACAGGGCAAACAGCATACCTCCATTGAATTTTCCAGCTATCTTCAAAAGAAAATGAATGCGGGGATCAAAAGGATGGTCATTGTAATTGGTGGTCCTTATGGATTTAGCGATGAAATATACCAAAAGGCCCAGGGCAAACTAAGTTTGTCCAAAATGACATTCTCCCATCAAATGGTTCGCTTGTTCATTGTAGAACAAATCTATAGGGCTTTTACTATTTTAAAGAACGAACCCTATCACCATCAATAA
- a CDS encoding YihY/virulence factor BrkB family protein, producing MSEEIERKLSKIPVINRMVALFKQIKLPAFEGLSFYDLVEMYFLGIIRGALSTRASSISFSLFMALFPLLIFLVTLVPFIIPLVSVGENDFDMQLLVFLESFLPTATGDYFSEIYQQIKDQKQGGLLSSAFLISIFLMANGVNAIFDGFENSYHVNLTRSFFRSYAYALMVGVILSVMLIVGAVVFIYFEFYILDYFGNMAARSRGYEIDKGDIFLVEVGKILFFTLLTYLTTAILYYFGTAEGKEAKFFSAGALMTTLLFLMTSYLFGVYVEKISRYNELYGALGGLLILMVFIWLNSNILLLGFELNATLNYLRKKMNTDGESV from the coding sequence ATGTCAGAAGAAATAGAGAGAAAACTCAGTAAGATCCCTGTTATCAACAGGATGGTTGCTCTTTTCAAGCAAATTAAACTTCCAGCATTCGAAGGCCTTTCCTTTTATGACTTGGTGGAGATGTATTTTCTTGGAATCATCAGGGGAGCGTTATCTACAAGAGCCAGTTCTATATCTTTTAGTCTGTTTATGGCCCTTTTTCCGCTGCTTATTTTTTTGGTAACCTTGGTGCCGTTTATAATTCCCCTGGTAAGTGTGGGTGAAAACGATTTTGACATGCAATTATTGGTATTCTTGGAATCTTTTCTTCCTACGGCTACAGGAGATTATTTTAGTGAGATCTATCAACAGATCAAGGACCAAAAACAGGGAGGTTTGTTATCATCTGCATTTTTGATCTCCATTTTTTTGATGGCCAATGGTGTTAATGCCATTTTTGATGGCTTTGAAAATTCATATCACGTAAACCTTACAAGAAGTTTTTTTAGGTCTTATGCCTACGCTTTAATGGTAGGAGTCATATTGTCTGTAATGTTAATAGTAGGGGCCGTGGTATTTATCTATTTTGAATTTTATATTTTGGATTATTTCGGAAATATGGCTGCCAGATCCAGAGGGTACGAGATTGATAAAGGCGATATCTTTTTGGTGGAAGTAGGTAAAATTTTATTTTTCACTTTGTTGACGTACTTAACTACGGCCATCTTGTATTATTTTGGTACGGCTGAAGGCAAGGAAGCAAAATTTTTCTCAGCTGGGGCATTGATGACCACACTTTTGTTTTTGATGACTTCATATCTTTTTGGTGTTTATGTGGAGAAAATCTCCAGATATAATGAATTATACGGTGCTTTGGGAGGATTATTGATTTTAATGGTTTTTATATGGTTAAATTCCAATATCTTGCTACTTGGATTTGAAC
- a CDS encoding DUF3307 domain-containing protein — translation MTLFIKLLLAHLIGDFMLQPTKWVIHKEANKVKSKYLYLHTLVHFLLIVLLLWDIGYWKLALVISVSHFVIDLLKLYASNWIKKKSVLFFTDQAFHLIVLYICAYNSNLVEHTVVLLRHINWALITAVVFVTYPAAVVMGKLLEGFSDQIQIDHKSLPNAGKYIGIIERLFVLLFIIIGRWEVIGLLITAKSVFRFNDLKESNNRKLTEYILIGTLLSFGIAILTGFVFISLQSGL, via the coding sequence ATGACATTATTTATTAAGCTGCTATTGGCCCATTTAATTGGGGATTTCATGTTGCAACCCACCAAGTGGGTTATACACAAAGAAGCGAATAAGGTAAAATCCAAATACCTTTATTTGCATACCCTTGTACATTTTCTTCTTATAGTCCTTTTGTTGTGGGACATAGGCTATTGGAAATTGGCATTGGTCATCAGTGTGTCCCATTTTGTGATAGATCTATTAAAACTCTATGCCAGTAATTGGATAAAGAAAAAAAGCGTTCTTTTTTTTACAGATCAGGCATTTCATTTAATAGTACTCTACATATGTGCCTATAACAGCAACCTAGTGGAGCATACAGTTGTCCTGTTGCGCCATATAAATTGGGCATTGATCACCGCTGTGGTATTTGTAACCTATCCCGCTGCCGTTGTCATGGGCAAGCTGCTGGAAGGATTTTCAGATCAAATACAAATAGATCATAAGTCACTTCCCAATGCAGGAAAATATATTGGTATCATAGAACGATTGTTTGTTTTGCTCTTTATCATCATTGGAAGATGGGAAGTCATTGGATTGTTGATCACTGCCAAATCGGTTTTTAGATTTAATGACCTAAAGGAAAGCAACAACAGGAAGCTCACGGAGTATATTTTGATCGGGACATTATTGAGTTTTGGAATCGCTATTCTTACCGGCTTCGTATTTATAAGTTTGCAAAGTGGCCTTTAA
- the serA gene encoding phosphoglycerate dehydrogenase: MVEVGRKYVFDFDSTLTRVEALDVLAEITLKDKSNKNEIINEIQKITNLGIDGDISFTESLERRIKLLNAHKDDLEPLVSELRQKISKSIESNKDFFQNYSEDIYVISCGFKEFIDPIVEEYDIPSSRVYANTFKFDAEGFIIGFDEANVLASHNGKIECLRSLKLEGEVQVIGDGYSDYVMREAGIADKFFAYTENVSREKATRKADHVTPNLDEFLFVNDLPRKISYPKNRIKILLLENVHQAAFENLSNEGFTVELVKSSLSEEELIEKIKGVHVLGIRSKTQVTKKVLDAADKLLVVGAFCIGTTQIDLDNCRRKGVVVFNAPYSNTRSVVELAIGQIIMLMRSVFPRSMEIHQGQWNKTAANSREVRGKNLGIVGYGNIGKQLSVLAEAIGMRVYYYDVADQLALGNAIRCNSLEDLLNVSDVVTLHIDDNKANNNFIGEREINQMKDGAMLINLARGFVVDIPALVNGLKSGKLGGAAIDVYPEEPRSNGDFITELQGIPNVILTPHVGGSTEEAQRDIADFVPNKIMDYINSGNTVDAVNFPNIRLPKQNNAHRFLHIHKNVPGIMAKINEVLARYEMNITGQYLSTDNEVGYVISDLDKEYNKEVIKALKKIENTIKFRVLY; encoded by the coding sequence ATGGTAGAAGTGGGCAGGAAATACGTATTCGATTTTGACAGTACACTTACGCGGGTAGAGGCTTTGGATGTCTTGGCTGAAATAACGCTGAAAGACAAATCCAATAAAAATGAGATCATTAATGAGATCCAGAAGATTACCAATCTGGGCATCGACGGCGATATCTCCTTTACAGAGTCTTTAGAGCGCCGTATTAAATTATTGAACGCCCATAAGGACGACTTGGAGCCTTTGGTTTCTGAACTCCGTCAAAAAATTTCCAAATCCATAGAATCCAATAAAGATTTCTTTCAGAATTATTCTGAAGATATTTATGTAATTTCATGCGGGTTCAAAGAATTTATAGATCCCATTGTGGAAGAATATGATATTCCTTCCAGCAGGGTATATGCAAATACCTTTAAATTTGATGCCGAAGGGTTTATTATCGGTTTTGATGAAGCCAATGTGTTGGCATCCCACAACGGTAAGATAGAATGCCTAAGAAGCTTAAAATTAGAAGGGGAAGTACAAGTAATCGGAGATGGATACAGCGATTACGTAATGCGAGAGGCCGGAATAGCCGATAAGTTTTTCGCATATACAGAAAATGTATCCCGTGAAAAGGCGACAAGAAAGGCCGATCACGTTACACCTAACCTAGATGAATTTTTATTTGTGAACGATTTACCAAGAAAAATATCCTATCCTAAAAATAGAATCAAGATTCTATTATTGGAAAATGTCCATCAAGCTGCATTTGAAAATCTTTCAAATGAAGGATTTACGGTCGAATTAGTGAAGAGCAGTCTTTCAGAAGAAGAACTGATCGAAAAAATTAAAGGAGTACATGTTTTGGGAATACGATCCAAAACCCAGGTAACCAAAAAAGTATTGGACGCTGCCGATAAATTGTTGGTTGTGGGTGCCTTTTGTATAGGAACCACCCAGATAGATCTAGACAATTGTAGACGCAAGGGCGTGGTGGTATTCAATGCCCCTTATAGCAATACACGATCGGTGGTGGAATTGGCCATAGGACAAATCATTATGCTGATGAGAAGTGTTTTTCCAAGAAGTATGGAAATTCATCAGGGCCAATGGAACAAAACCGCTGCCAATTCCCGTGAAGTCAGGGGTAAGAATTTAGGTATCGTGGGATATGGGAACATTGGAAAGCAATTGTCCGTCTTGGCCGAGGCCATTGGAATGCGGGTCTATTACTATGATGTAGCAGATCAATTGGCCCTAGGAAATGCAATAAGGTGCAATTCATTGGAGGATTTGTTGAATGTTTCGGATGTGGTAACCCTTCATATTGATGATAATAAGGCAAATAACAATTTTATAGGGGAGAGGGAGATCAATCAAATGAAGGACGGTGCAATGCTCATCAACCTTGCCCGTGGGTTTGTAGTAGATATCCCAGCATTGGTCAATGGTCTCAAAAGTGGGAAACTAGGTGGTGCTGCAATTGATGTTTATCCGGAAGAGCCTAGATCCAATGGAGATTTTATCACGGAGTTACAAGGTATCCCCAATGTGATCTTAACGCCACACGTGGGAGGTAGTACAGAAGAAGCCCAGCGCGATATTGCAGATTTTGTTCCCAATAAAATCATGGACTATATCAACTCTGGGAATACGGTAGATGCTGTGAATTTCCCAAATATTAGATTGCCAAAACAAAACAATGCCCATAGATTCCTGCATATCCATAAGAACGTTCCAGGTATCATGGCTAAAATTAATGAAGTCTTGGCCAGATATGAAATGAACATTACCGGTCAGTACCTATCTACGGATAATGAAGTAGGTTATGTGATCTCAGATTTGGATAAGGAGTATAACAAAGAAGTAATAAAAGCACTTAAGAAAATAGAGAATACCATTAAATTCAGGGTCCTGTATTAG